A genomic region of Campylobacter corcagiensis contains the following coding sequences:
- a CDS encoding Rid family hydrolase: MKPNLILGKGGIGDTQKSFGYTTAVKIGNIVKISGQGGWDESGVNFPHKDIKDEIIQACDNVEWALNSAGASWKDVYSVTSYFTVPFTDEIHMVLSSEFNKRCGKSPIWTQLGVRELGNKPMRVEIVVEAFVE; this comes from the coding sequence ATGAAACCAAATTTAATCCTTGGAAAAGGCGGCATAGGCGATACTCAAAAAAGTTTTGGTTACACAACTGCTGTTAAAATAGGAAATATTGTAAAAATTTCTGGTCAAGGCGGCTGGGATGAAAGTGGTGTAAATTTTCCACACAAAGACATAAAAGATGAGATAATTCAAGCTTGCGATAATGTCGAGTGGGCGTTAAATTCAGCTGGTGCTAGCTGGAAGGATGTATATAGTGTAACGAGTTATTTTACCGTTCCTTTTACAGATGAAATTCATATGGTTTTATCATCTGAGTTTAACAAAAGATGTGGAAAATCTCCCATCTGGACGCAGCTTGGCGTGAGGGAGCTTGGAAATAAACCAATGAGAGTTGAGATAGTTGTCGAGGCATTTGTAGAGTAA
- a CDS encoding nitroreductase family protein, translated as MEYIENIMQNRYSCREYKTKKIDDEVIKEIINLTRLTPSSLALEPWKFVVISKNLDKLGEICYNQSQVSNCSHAVVIMARTDLKSTDEYIMNIAKTRLRGRDKFLSMIASKADKKSKDELEGYASLQCYMALANLVNIAYSKGVKSCIIGGFDKEKLTKFLNLGDHLSPCIVVSLGLSDKESPKKIRKSLEDVLIWK; from the coding sequence ATGGAATATATAGAAAATATTATGCAAAACCGCTACTCTTGTAGGGAGTATAAGACTAAAAAGATTGATGATGAAGTTATTAAGGAGATTATAAATTTAACCAGACTAACCCCTAGTTCGCTTGCTTTGGAGCCTTGGAAATTTGTAGTAATTAGTAAAAATTTAGATAAGCTTGGTGAGATTTGTTACAATCAATCTCAAGTGAGTAACTGCTCACATGCTGTTGTTATAATGGCAAGAACTGATCTAAAAAGCACGGATGAGTATATTATGAATATTGCTAAAACAAGACTTAGGGGAAGGGATAAATTTCTATCCATGATAGCTAGCAAAGCAGATAAAAAAAGCAAAGATGAACTCGAAGGGTATGCCTCTCTTCAGTGCTATATGGCATTAGCAAATTTGGTAAATATAGCTTACTCTAAAGGTGTAAAAAGCTGTATAATCGGAGGCTTTGATAAAGAAAAACTTACTAAATTTCTAAATCTAGGAGATCATTTAAGCCCTTGCATAGTAGTAAGCCTAGGACTTAGTGATAAAGAAAGCCCAAAAAAGATAAGAAAAAGCTTAGAAGATGTTTTGATATGGAAGTAG
- a CDS encoding coproporphyrinogen III oxidase family protein, whose amino-acid sequence MNVLQKFALNYGHNKMQKTLSNALDIDILDKEIKKVPDEGKEYMLYAHIPFCHVFCTYCSFHKYKYSDDLCKEYFKNLRSEIYQMKGAGYEFDSLYVGGGTTLIDEDELLKTLELIKKLFNVKEISCETDPNHIDPKQLKRFKGVIDRLSVGVQSFDNDILRKVSRLERFGDQKSLIDRLENAIGILPIMSLDLIFNFPFQTKEQLLKDINIAKNLNPEQITLYPLMKSEVTRENIAKTLGVSNEDNEYEFYKIIRDEFKDYHQNNAWAFSKLDSGLSDEYVGSNYEYVGVGSGAFSFLNGKLLINAFNLDEYNSRVKNEQSTVMATCEFKTKDRLQYIFLTQLFDGGVDIANYNAQNNCDIKKELWFELNALKFVKAIYEENGKIKPTEFGSYLCLVLMKDFYTGMDKVRAYFKDSAKLNRARKVKIMQE is encoded by the coding sequence AATATATGCTTTATGCACATATACCATTTTGCCATGTGTTTTGTACATATTGCTCTTTTCACAAATATAAATACTCAGATGATCTTTGTAAAGAGTACTTTAAAAATTTAAGGTCTGAAATTTATCAGATGAAAGGTGCTGGATATGAATTTGACTCACTATATGTAGGTGGCGGAACGACACTAATAGATGAAGATGAACTATTAAAAACACTTGAACTTATAAAAAAATTATTTAATGTCAAAGAGATATCTTGCGAAACAGATCCAAATCACATAGACCCAAAACAGCTTAAGAGATTTAAAGGCGTTATTGATAGACTCAGTGTTGGTGTTCAAAGCTTTGATAATGATATTTTAAGAAAGGTCTCAAGGTTAGAGAGATTTGGAGATCAAAAGTCACTAATAGATAGACTTGAAAATGCGATTGGAATTTTACCTATTATGAGTTTGGATCTCATATTTAACTTCCCTTTTCAAACAAAAGAGCAGCTTTTAAAAGATATAAATATAGCCAAAAACCTAAACCCAGAACAAATTACACTCTATCCACTTATGAAGTCAGAAGTTACTAGAGAAAACATTGCTAAAACTCTTGGTGTAAGCAATGAAGATAATGAGTATGAGTTTTACAAGATTATAAGAGATGAATTTAAAGACTATCACCAAAATAATGCTTGGGCATTTTCTAAGCTTGATAGTGGCTTATCAGATGAATATGTAGGATCAAACTATGAGTATGTGGGCGTTGGAAGTGGTGCTTTTAGCTTCTTAAATGGCAAACTTTTGATAAATGCTTTTAACTTAGATGAGTACAACTCAAGGGTAAAAAACGAACAAAGTACCGTAATGGCAACTTGTGAGTTTAAAACCAAAGATAGACTTCAATATATATTTCTAACCCAGCTTTTTGATGGCGGCGTAGATATAGCTAACTACAATGCTCAAAATAACTGCGATATCAAAAAAGAGCTATGGTTTGAACTAAATGCACTAAAATTTGTAAAAGCCATATACGAAGAAAATGGCAAGATAAAACCAACTGAATTTGGTAGCTATTTATGCTTGGTTTTGATGAAGGATTTTTACACTGGTATGGATAAAGTTAGAGCTTATTTTAAAGACAGCGCTAAACTAAACAGAGCTAGAAAAGTAAAAATAATGCAAGAGTAG